In Helianthus annuus cultivar XRQ/B chromosome 8, HanXRQr2.0-SUNRISE, whole genome shotgun sequence, a single genomic region encodes these proteins:
- the LOC118481064 gene encoding uncharacterized protein LOC118481064, with translation MVSITTWNIWGLNRPLKQKEVRQAVRDFNLSLCVILESHVDVGNLGKVCNSVFRSWDWSSNGGCCDKGTRIIIGWNPAIFDVMILSQSPQVMHIQLVFKIDKRMVFCSFVYADNYYVSRKELWHNLSLHKVLVGNKPWCIMGDFNTALNIEDNSMGSSSVSIGIRDFQECVDDIEVVDINRMGIHYTWSQKPKNGVGLMKKIDRIMGNTPFVAEYPNSVAFFKPYRLSDHCPCILSFPEAGKVKPRSFKFANFLVFKPEFLGIVKSVWDSTLSGVHQFRLVKKLRLLKHPLRSLLFKQGNLHKKVEALRSKLDDIQQSIDRDPNNVDLRVAEKETSRDLLEASLDEECFLKQKSKVDWLRAGDSNSAFFHSSLKIRNHCSRIDVIKDSDGNPYEGDAVFQAFVNHYQKFFGTQGDISLSPAPDLFSKVIDPQKASHMIRQVTEEEVKKAMFSIAIDKAPGPEFHVNRSDEGKSSTPKSYADSFWQPTLSR, from the coding sequence ATGGTTAGTATCACGACATGGAATATAtgggggttgaaccgccctctCAAACAGAAGGAGGTTCGTCAGGCAGTCAGAGATTTTAATTTAAGCTTGTGTGTGATTTTGGAATCTCATGTGGATGTTGGTAATTTGGGTAAAGTTTGTAACTCCGTGTTTCGCTCGTGGGATTGGAGTTCAAATGGAGGGTGTTGTGACAAAGGCACGAGAATTATTATCGGATGGAACCCGGCTATTTTTGATGTGATGATTCTGTCGCAGTCTCCTCAGGTTATGCATATTCAgcttgtctttaaaattgataaaaGAATGGTGTTTTGTTCTTTCGTTTATGCTGATAACTATTATGTCTCCCGTAAAGAATTGTGGCATAATTTGTCCTTGCACAAAGTCCTGGTTGGGAATAAACCTTGGTGTATCATGGGTGATTTTAACACGGCTCTAAATATTGAAGATAATTCTATGGGATCGTCGTCGGTATCTATTGGCATCAGAGATTTTCAAGAGTGTGTGGATGATATTGAGGTTGTTGATATTAACCGAATGGGGATCCATTATACTTGGAGCCAAAAGCCAAAAAATGGGGTAGGCCTTATGAAGAAAATTGATCGAATTATGGGAAACACTCCCTTTGTTGCTGAATACCCGAACTCTGTTGCTTTTTTCAAGCCATACAGACTTTCTGATCATTGTCCGTGTATATTATCGTTTCCGGAAGCTGGTAAAGTGAAGCCGAGGTCGTTCAAATTTGCTAATTTTTTGGTTTTCAAACCGGAATTTCTGGGAATTGTTAAAAGTGTTTGGGATTCTACTCTGAGCGGTGTGCATCAGTTCCGGTTGGTCAAGAAACTTCGGTTGCTTAAGCATCCGCTTCGTTCTTTGTTATTCAAACAAGGAAATCTTCACAAGAAAGTGGAAGCTCTTCGATCGAAACTAGATGATATTCAGCAAAGTATTGACCGAGACCCGAATAATGTCGATCTCCGTGTGGCTGAAAAGGAGACTAGCCGTGATCTCCTAGAAGCTTCGTTGGACGAGGAGTGTTTTCTGAAACAAAAGTCAAAGGTTGATTGGTTAAGGGCGGGTGATTCGAACTCTGCTTTTTTCCATTCTTCTCTAAAAATCAGAAATCATTGTAGCCGAATAGATGTGATTAAAGATTCGGATGGAAATCCCTATGAAGGTGATGCGGTTTTTCAAGCTTTTGTTAATCATTATCAGAAGTTTTTTGGTACTCAAGGGGATATTTCTCTCTCTCCGGCTCCAGATTTATTTTCTAAAGTCATTGATCCTCAGAAAGCTTCTCATATGATTCGACAAGTAACTGAGGAGGAGGTAAAAAAAGCGATGTTTTCTATTGCTATTGACAAAGCTCCTGGTCCGGAGTTTCATGTTAACCGGAGTGATGAAGGTAAAAGCTCAACTCCAAAGTCTTATGCGGATTCGTTTTGGCAGCCAACCCTGTCAAGGTAA